From Kribbella amoyensis:
CGCGTCGGAGCCGCAGCCCTCGGCCAAGCCACCGCCGGCCTCCTGGTCCCAGCAATCGGCACCCGAGCAGCCCTCCTCACTATCGCCCTCGGCCTGATCACCGCCGCAGCCCTAGGCACCCTCACCACCCTGCGCCCCGCCCCGACCCGGCGACCCACGCCCCATCCGCACGACCGAGCCGGGACTGCAAACCCCCACCCGGGACCGTGACCACCCACCCGGGACCGTGAACACGTCCTGCACTGTCCCGGGCCCCCGGTTGGTGACCCAAGACCCCGGTTGGTGACCCAGGTGCCGAGAGGGCGACCGCGGCCCTGGTCGAGGTGGTCAGTCGAGGATGACGGAGCGGCTGAGGCTTCGGGGCTGGTCGGGGTCGAGGCCGTGGGCGAGGGACTTGGCGACGGCGACTCGTTGGGCGATCACCAGGGACGCCATCGGGTCGAGGTCGGCGTGGTGCACGATCGTGGCGCCGGTGGCGGCGACGTCGTCGAGGAAGCCGGCCGGGGCCTCGCCGAAGAGCCAGACGCCGCGGCCGGGCTGGGCGATCGCGATCGGGCCGTGCCGGTAGTCCATCGCCGGGTACGCCTCGGTCCACGCGGACGCCGCCTCGCGCTGCTTCAGGCCCGCCTCGTGCGCCAGGCCCACGGTCCACCTGGTCCCGACGTAGGTGACCTGCTCCAGCTTGGCCAACTCGTCCACGTCCACCGTCAGCGCGGACTCGGCGTCGGTGGCGGCCTGGGTGAGGTCCTGGCCGAGGGACGCCCGCAGCAACGCCAGCGTCGTGGTCGCGAACCGGGTCTGGACGACGGACTGCTCGTCGGCGAAGTCCAGCAGGATCGTGGTGTCGGCCAGCTCGGTGATCGGCGAACCCGGGGTGGCCGTGATCGCGATCGTGGGCACCGTGGTCCGGCGGATCAGCTCGAGCACCTCGGTCGTCGTGCCCGACCGGCTGATCACCACGATCGCGTCGTACTGGCGGCCGTAGGCGAACTCGGATCCGGCGAACGCGTCGGTCTCACCCTGGCCGAGGTCCTCGCGCAGCGCGGCGTACGCCATCGCCATGAACCAGGAGGTGCCACAGCCGACGGCGGCGACCCGCTGTCCCGGCTGCGGGAGTGCGCCACCGTACTGCGCGAAACCGGCCGAGACTTGTCGCCACAACGCCGGCTGGGTGGCGATCTCGGTGCTCACGAAGGGGGTGTCGGTCATGTCGTCTCCGGAGATGTAATGGTCGAAACTGCTCGAACGTGATCGAATGGTGCCAACCGACCAGCGGTCGGCTGACTGATTCTGTGAAGGAGGAGCGCTGGGTGAAGCGTTATGAACGGCTGAACACACTGCTCGAGTCGCTCGCCGAGAAGGGCGCGATCGACGTCGACGAGCTCGCCGACCAGCTGCACGTGTCCGCGGCCACGATCCGGCGCGATCTGGACCACCTCGGCAAGCAGCAACTGCTCACCCGGACCCGGGGCGGCGCCGTCGCGAACGCGGTCTCGTACGACCTGCCGCTGCGCTACAAGACTGCGCGTTTCGCGTCGGAGAAGCAGCGGATCGCGCAGGCCGCGGCCACGCTGGTCCGCCGCGGCATGGTGATCGGCATGAACGGCGGCACCACGATCTCCGAGGTGGCCCGGACGCTGGCGACCCGGCCGGAGCTGTCCGCCGAGCACGGCGAGCCGGCCTTCACCCTGGTCACCAACGCGCTGAACATCGCCAACGAGCTGATCGTCCGGCCGCACGTCAAGATGGTGCTCACCGGTGGCGTCGCCCGGCCGCAGTCGTACGAGATGATCGGCCCGCTGTCGCACCGGATCCTGGCCGACCTGTCCCTCGACATCGCCTTCCTCGGCGTCGACGGGATCGACGAGACCGGCGCCACCGCCCACCACGAGGGCGAGGCGAACATCAACCAGCTGATCGTCAGCCGGGCCTCGAAGGTGG
This genomic window contains:
- a CDS encoding SIS domain-containing protein, with the translated sequence MTDTPFVSTEIATQPALWRQVSAGFAQYGGALPQPGQRVAAVGCGTSWFMAMAYAALREDLGQGETDAFAGSEFAYGRQYDAIVVISRSGTTTEVLELIRRTTVPTIAITATPGSPITELADTTILLDFADEQSVVQTRFATTTLALLRASLGQDLTQAATDAESALTVDVDELAKLEQVTYVGTRWTVGLAHEAGLKQREAASAWTEAYPAMDYRHGPIAIAQPGRGVWLFGEAPAGFLDDVAATGATIVHHADLDPMASLVIAQRVAVAKSLAHGLDPDQPRSLSRSVILD
- a CDS encoding DeoR/GlpR family DNA-binding transcription regulator → MKRYERLNTLLESLAEKGAIDVDELADQLHVSAATIRRDLDHLGKQQLLTRTRGGAVANAVSYDLPLRYKTARFASEKQRIAQAAATLVRRGMVIGMNGGTTISEVARTLATRPELSAEHGEPAFTLVTNALNIANELIVRPHVKMVLTGGVARPQSYEMIGPLSHRILADLSLDIAFLGVDGIDETGATAHHEGEANINQLIVSRASKVVVVADSSKLGQRAFARICELSEIDTLVTDAQADESQLAVFKEAGIDVIRA